One Pseudomonas tolaasii NCPPB 2192 genomic window carries:
- a CDS encoding AraC family transcriptional regulator — MPPKGHEKTVRRSVPGLSSLPRPVYGRTESLPNRALTRRHSHPWVQLSYAISGVLEIQTGAGRFVAPPQRAVWIPAGVPHRVYSSPHTEMRSLYLDCSVTAWAATHCHVLEVSSLLRELIRSFGELPVEYAEDGSDGRLAQVVLDQLAAAPQVDLMLPLPLDTRLRQIYRSLNLHPEQQTTLGDWSRKLGVSEKTLSRLFLSDTGQTFRAWRQRLRLLTALPALEQGERVTDVALASGYESTSAFISAFRQQFDATPGEFFR, encoded by the coding sequence ATGCCGCCTAAAGGACATGAAAAGACCGTCCGCCGCAGTGTGCCCGGGCTTTCCAGCCTGCCACGGCCGGTGTATGGGCGCACCGAATCCCTGCCCAACCGGGCGCTGACCCGCCGCCACAGCCACCCGTGGGTGCAGTTGTCCTACGCGATTTCCGGGGTGCTGGAGATCCAGACCGGCGCTGGCCGTTTCGTCGCCCCGCCGCAGCGCGCCGTGTGGATTCCGGCGGGCGTGCCGCACCGGGTGTACAGCTCGCCCCACACGGAAATGCGCAGCCTGTACCTCGATTGCAGCGTGACCGCGTGGGCTGCAACCCATTGCCATGTCCTTGAGGTGAGCAGTTTATTGCGCGAATTGATCCGCAGCTTCGGCGAATTGCCGGTGGAATATGCCGAAGACGGGTCGGATGGGCGCCTGGCGCAGGTGGTGCTGGACCAGCTTGCGGCGGCGCCTCAGGTGGATTTGATGCTGCCGCTGCCCCTGGACACGCGTTTGCGGCAGATTTACCGCAGCCTGAACCTGCATCCGGAGCAGCAAACGACCTTGGGTGATTGGAGCCGGAAACTGGGGGTGAGCGAAAAAACCCTCAGCCGGTTGTTCCTGAGCGATACCGGCCAGACCTTCAGAGCGTGGCGCCAGCGGCTGAGGCTGCTGACCGCCCTGCCCGCCCTGGAGCAAGGCGAGCGGGTGACAGATGTGGCGCTGGCCAGTGGTTATGAATCCACTTCAGCGTTTATCAGTGCATTTCGCCAGCAATTTGATGCCACACCGGGTGAGTTCTTCCGCTGA
- a CDS encoding bile acid:sodium symporter family protein — protein MTRPRFLPDNFTLTLIATVILASLLPASGQTAVAFGWVTNLAIALLFFLHGAKLSRQAIVAGAGHWRLHLLVFSLTFVLFPLLGLALKPVLSPLIGKDLYMGMLYLCALPATVQSAIAFTSLARGNIPAAICSAAASSLFGIFLTPLLVTLLLNVHGDGGSTVDAILKISVQLLLPFVAGQIARRWIGEWVARNKAWLKFVDQGSILLVVYGAFSEAVNEGIWHQIPLWELGGLVVACCVLLALVLVASTVLGKAFGFSQEDRITILFCGSKKSLATGVPMAQVLFAGATMGVLILPLMLFHQIQLMVCAALAQRYAKRPESIPELMGQVDP, from the coding sequence ATGACCCGCCCGCGTTTTCTACCCGACAATTTCACCCTGACCCTGATCGCCACGGTGATCCTCGCGTCCCTGCTGCCTGCCAGCGGCCAAACCGCCGTGGCCTTTGGCTGGGTCACCAACCTGGCCATCGCGCTGCTGTTTTTCCTGCACGGCGCCAAACTGTCGCGCCAGGCCATCGTCGCCGGCGCCGGCCACTGGCGCCTGCATTTGCTGGTGTTCAGCCTGACATTTGTGCTGTTTCCGCTGCTGGGCCTGGCACTCAAACCGGTGTTGTCGCCGCTGATCGGCAAAGATTTGTACATGGGCATGCTCTACCTCTGCGCATTGCCGGCCACCGTGCAATCGGCGATTGCCTTCACCTCGCTGGCACGCGGCAATATCCCGGCGGCGATCTGCAGCGCGGCGGCCTCCAGCCTGTTCGGCATCTTCCTGACGCCGTTGCTGGTGACCTTATTGCTCAACGTGCACGGTGACGGCGGCTCTACCGTCGATGCGATCCTGAAAATCAGCGTGCAACTGCTGCTTCCTTTTGTCGCAGGGCAAATTGCCCGACGCTGGATCGGCGAATGGGTTGCCCGCAACAAGGCCTGGCTGAAATTCGTCGATCAGGGCTCGATCCTGTTGGTGGTGTACGGCGCGTTCAGTGAGGCGGTCAATGAAGGCATCTGGCACCAGATTCCGCTGTGGGAACTCGGTGGGCTGGTGGTGGCGTGCTGCGTGTTGCTGGCGTTGGTGCTGGTAGCGTCAACTGTGCTGGGCAAGGCTTTCGGCTTCAGCCAGGAAGACCGCATCACCATTTTGTTCTGTGGTTCGAAGAAGAGCCTGGCGACCGGTGTGCCGATGGCGCAGGTGCTGTTTGCCGGCGCAACCATGGGCGTGCTGATTCTGCCGCTGATGCTGTTTCACCAGATCCAGTTGATGGTCTGCGCGGCGCTGGCCCAGCGTTACGCCAAACGCCCGGAGTCGATTCCGGAGCTGATGGGGCAAGTCGATCCCTGA